Sequence from the Pedobacter sp. D749 genome:
AAAACTCGCAACAGGAATTAAAATTGAGCAAACGCGATAGCCTCGCGAGAAGCCTGGCTAAAAACAGTGCAATAAAAGCGGGAACAAGCCTTGGCCAGGAAGAAATGAATACCTTGATTGATGAGCTTTTTGCCTGTAAAACACCTAACTTTAGCGTAAGTGGCAAACCAATTATCCAAACCATTACTTTGGCAGAGCTGGATAAGAAGTTTGAGAAATAGGTTTAGGGTTTAGGGTTTAGGGTTTAGGGTTTAGGGTTTAGGGTTTAGGGTTTAGGGTTTAGGGTTTAGGGTTTAGGGTTTAGGGTTTAGGGAAAACAATTGAAGATTAAACTTTGCCGCTTAAAAACAAGAAAAAATTAAATGAACAAAATATATATCCCACCAGTAGTAAAAAATCTACTGATTATTAACATCTTATTTTTCGCAGCAACTTACTTGCTCACAAACCTTCACCTTGATGACCTGTTAGCGGTATATTATTTCGATTCTCCGAAGTTTGAGCTATGGCAACCTATTAGCTACATGTTTATGCATGGAGGCATAGCGCACATCTTTTTTAACATGTTTGCATTGTATTCTTTTGGAAGTTTGTTAGAATCAAGATGGGGAGGCAAAAAATTTATTATCTTTTATTTTATTACCGGACTAGGCGCACTTGCATTACAATGGGCCGTACAGGCTTACGAAGTGCATCAGATTATCGGTAGCGTTACTAATAACGGAAAGATAAATCTTACCGCATTATTTCAGGGGGAGTTCGACACAAATCAACTTTCCATGGCACAAGCAGTTACCCTACGGAGTATTTACTTTGGCGGAATGCTTGGTGCATCCGGCGCAATTTTCGGCTTGTTGGTTGCTTTCGGCATGCTTTATCCAAATGCAGAATTATTGATCATGTTTATTCCGGTTCCGGTGAAAGCAAAATATATTATACCAGTTTATATTTTAGTAGAGTTATCTTTGGGTGTTGCCCAGTTTGAAGGCGATTCTGTAG
This genomic interval carries:
- a CDS encoding rhomboid family intramembrane serine protease, with protein sequence MNKIYIPPVVKNLLIINILFFAATYLLTNLHLDDLLAVYYFDSPKFELWQPISYMFMHGGIAHIFFNMFALYSFGSLLESRWGGKKFIIFYFITGLGALALQWAVQAYEVHQIIGSVTNNGKINLTALFQGEFDTNQLSMAQAVTLRSIYFGGMLGASGAIFGLLVAFGMLYPNAELLIMFIPVPVKAKYIIPVYILVELSLGVAQFEGDSVAHYAHLGGALIGFILVKIWKDKNDTFYTLYE